A window from Calliopsis andreniformis isolate RMS-2024a chromosome 7, iyCalAndr_principal, whole genome shotgun sequence encodes these proteins:
- the LOC143181687 gene encoding lipid storage droplets surface-binding protein 2-like, which translates to MDEKLLDTVYKVRALERARKIPSINYLWNKSTKMYDRMKETSAVVHWAFDMVENVFNTVIEKSLSTKLIEKPIYIIDKTLCQGLDYIEIKMPLVKEDPKQILNRTKTIVSEHLKPAVERVNNFTQETKHKVRYMTLLTYYRVYYIRVYSWQQADKVMSTDMGINILKTIDSTTDHAKLLLDKYLPPSYEELNNDEKEQLCCERAKLHHTVIRLNEFSSLVSRRICFAFIDWWQHMYTIEIFIFVLYALTVLQTIKFLELIFYFIFKVFNEYLFKFK; encoded by the exons atggatgaaaaattattggaTACTGTTTATAAAGTACGAGCTCTTGAACGTGCTCGTAAAATACCAAGTATAAATTATTTATGGAATAAATCTACAAAAATGTATGATCGAATGAAAGAGACAAGTGCAGTAGTCCATTGggcattcgacatggtggaaaatgtttttaatactGTAATTGAAAAATCATTATCGACTAAATTAATAGAGAAACCTATTTATATCATTGATAAAACACTTTGCCAAGGACTTgattatatagaaataaaaatgcCACTTGTTAAAGAAGATCCGAAACAG ATATTAAACCGTACTAAAACCATTGTATCAGAGCACCTGAAACCAGCTGTTGAAAGAGTCAATAATTTTACGCAAGAAACAAAACATAAAGTCAGATATATGACGTTACTCACCTATTATAGAGTCTACTATATAAGAGTATATAGTTGGCAACAGGCAGACAAAGTTATGTCAACTGACATGGGAATTAACATTTTAAAGACTATCGATAGTACAACTGATCATGCTAAACTATTGTTAGATAAATATTTACCCCCTTCATATGAGGAACTAAATAATGATGAAAAAG AACAATTATGCTGTGAACGTGCCAAACTTCATCACACTGTGATAAGGCTAAATGAATTTAGCTCTCTTGTTTCTCGACGTATTTGTTTTGCCTTTATAGATTGGTGGCAACATATGTATacaatagaaatttttatttttgtattatatgcactTACTGTTCTTCAAACAATTAAATTTTTGGAGctaatattttactttatatttaAAGTATTTAATGAGTACTTATTTAAGTTTAAGTGA